One region of uncultured Sulfurimonas sp. genomic DNA includes:
- a CDS encoding response regulator: MSKEKLLSLREKADDLTLLYVEDNKKLQEQASKIFKKIFKNLILANSGESAYLLYKEHQPEIIITDINMHNLNGLELSKMIKKIDPFAKIIITTAFDDKGYLLEAIDLNISKYLKKPLAAIDLIEAITKVVSQLEFEKSTNILEHYKNDVFQYQDSLLMLIQNNEILIANKKSLEFFSQENIEDFKEFFKEFDKQILKHNNFLYNHDDIEWLSTIKENTGKLFNVKMADANDNSRHFVLKAYKIPDKDDTYILSFDDITDLNLLVIYDKEAMKNEKQESQKKIIYGVLEVIKRNNSTIKAYNSYKGLNISNVGVLEDISEKEIIIQLPFAQLKAVKVNNNITLESDLFPTAVFCNIKKIDLDNSQVIINKYKFIDSMPSQQEHLRVSPEHDHKISLFYDERKIHANLKIIDISVSGAKIALSLIPAGFQIGDEVVVDIVFKLGTKPLIINTKAKVDKLIEEKREFIIILIFDNDLKVKKLITEYVANRQMALIREFKNLSI, encoded by the coding sequence ATGTCTAAAGAAAAACTTTTATCACTTAGAGAAAAAGCTGATGACTTAACACTTCTCTATGTAGAAGATAACAAGAAACTACAAGAACAAGCAAGCAAGATTTTTAAAAAAATTTTTAAAAATCTTATACTTGCTAATAGCGGTGAGAGTGCTTACCTTTTATATAAAGAACATCAACCTGAAATAATTATAACAGATATAAATATGCACAATTTAAATGGTCTTGAACTCTCAAAGATGATTAAAAAAATAGACCCCTTTGCAAAAATAATTATAACAACTGCATTTGACGATAAAGGGTACCTTCTTGAAGCCATAGACTTAAATATAAGCAAATACTTAAAAAAACCTCTAGCTGCAATAGACTTAATAGAAGCAATTACAAAAGTAGTTAGTCAACTTGAATTTGAAAAAAGTACAAATATTTTGGAACACTACAAAAATGATGTTTTTCAATATCAAGACAGCTTGTTAATGCTTATTCAAAACAATGAAATTCTTATAGCGAATAAAAAATCTTTAGAGTTTTTTTCACAAGAAAATATAGAAGATTTTAAAGAGTTTTTCAAAGAGTTTGACAAACAGATCTTAAAGCACAATAACTTTTTGTATAACCATGATGACATAGAGTGGCTAAGTACCATAAAAGAAAACACAGGAAAACTCTTTAATGTAAAAATGGCAGATGCAAATGACAATAGTAGACACTTTGTTCTAAAAGCCTATAAAATTCCAGACAAAGATGATACTTACATACTATCTTTTGATGATATAACAGATTTAAATTTACTTGTTATCTATGATAAAGAAGCTATGAAAAATGAAAAACAAGAGAGTCAAAAGAAAATTATATACGGAGTTTTAGAAGTTATAAAAAGAAACAACTCTACTATAAAAGCATATAATTCTTACAAGGGTCTAAACATCTCAAATGTAGGAGTTTTAGAAGATATTTCAGAAAAAGAAATAATCATACAACTACCCTTTGCTCAACTTAAAGCTGTAAAAGTAAACAATAATATCACGCTTGAATCTGATCTATTTCCAACTGCTGTTTTTTGCAATATTAAAAAAATTGACTTAGACAACTCACAAGTTATAATTAATAAATATAAATTTATAGACAGTATGCCATCACAACAAGAACATCTAAGGGTGTCACCAGAACATGACCATAAAATATCACTCTTTTATGATGAGCGCAAAATTCATGCTAATTTAAAAATAATAGACATAAGCGTAAGTGGTGCTAAAATCGCCCTCTCCCTTATTCCTGCTGGGTTTCAAATAGGCGATGAAGTAGTTGTAGATATTGTTTTTAAATTGGGAACAAAACCTCTTATCATTAACACTAAAGCCAAAGTAGATAAGTTGATTGAAGAAAAGAGAGAGTTTATAATTATTTTAATATTTGACAACGACCTTAAAGTAAAAAAACTTATAACCGAATATGTAGCAAATAGACAGATGGCTCTCATAAGAGAGTTCAAAAATCTATCGATATAA
- a CDS encoding two-component system response regulator has translation MTKQINDNMLKKTILVVDDTSDNLSLILDLLKDKYRVKLANSGKKAIDYLKSSESVDLILLDIMMPELSGYDVIKVLKKDSKTKDIPIIFLTALSDMRDEQKGLEMGAADYITKPISAPIMHSRIKTQLENKQAKDFLKDKNSYLENEVDKRTQEISLIQDVTILTLASLAETRDADTGNHIRRTQHYMLILAKALKNHPKFQDYLSDEMIEILYRSAPLHDIGKVGIADKILLKPGTLTSEEFEIMKEHTNLGKNAIENAEKELGVEVEFLKVAKEIAYSHHENYDGSGYPLGLRGDEIPICARLMAVADVYDALISQRVYKNAMSHEKAVEIIKQANGSKFDSLIVDVFLKHQDDFLSIAKHYFDDKSIITQKKEQIGKML, from the coding sequence ATGACAAAACAGATAAATGACAATATGCTAAAAAAAACAATTTTAGTAGTAGATGACACTTCTGACAATCTTTCCCTTATTTTAGATTTACTAAAAGACAAATATAGAGTTAAGCTGGCAAATAGTGGTAAGAAAGCTATTGATTATCTTAAATCTTCAGAGAGTGTTGACCTTATACTACTCGATATTATGATGCCAGAACTTAGTGGATACGATGTAATTAAAGTTTTAAAAAAAGATAGTAAAACAAAAGATATTCCTATTATATTTTTGACAGCATTATCAGATATGAGAGATGAACAAAAGGGCTTAGAGATGGGAGCGGCTGATTATATAACAAAACCAATATCAGCTCCAATAATGCACTCTAGAATCAAAACTCAACTAGAAAACAAACAAGCAAAAGATTTTTTAAAAGACAAAAACAGCTACTTAGAAAATGAGGTGGACAAAAGAACACAAGAGATATCTCTTATTCAAGATGTAACAATCCTCACTCTAGCATCTCTTGCTGAAACTCGAGATGCAGATACTGGAAATCATATTAGAAGAACGCAACATTATATGTTGATTTTAGCAAAAGCTTTGAAAAATCATCCCAAATTCCAAGATTATTTGAGTGATGAAATGATTGAAATACTTTATAGGTCTGCTCCTTTGCATGATATAGGAAAGGTAGGCATCGCCGATAAAATTCTTTTAAAACCTGGAACTCTCACTAGTGAAGAGTTTGAAATAATGAAAGAGCATACTAACTTAGGTAAAAATGCCATAGAAAATGCTGAAAAAGAGCTTGGAGTAGAAGTTGAGTTTTTAAAGGTTGCAAAAGAGATAGCCTACTCTCATCATGAAAATTATGACGGAAGTGGCTACCCACTAGGTCTTCGTGGTGATGAGATTCCTATATGTGCAAGGCTTATGGCTGTTGCTGATGTTTATGATGCTCTTATAAGCCAAAGAGTCTATAAAAATGCCATGTCTCATGAAAAAGCAGTAGAAATCATAAAACAAGCTAATGGTTCTAAATTTGACTCTCTTATAGTAGATGTTTTTTTAAAGCACCAAGATGATTTTTTATCTATTGCAAAGCACTATTTTGATGATAAATCAATCATTACTCAAAAAAAAGAGCAGATAGGAAAAATGTTATGA
- a CDS encoding PAS domain S-box protein, with the protein MKIFILSIIFAIFQLTFATEVKEYLTNEELEYLDKHPTIKYTGDPNYLPYEAFNKDKKHEGMVADYLDIIEKKLNINILRIPSISWSDALKKSENFEVDILSNYTNDKKFSTTHTFTDAFIDSPVVIIKKRDDFQPFMSNLSELKNDKVALGKTYAFLNPIFEKYPDLNYIELDSIEEVLKCVSSGEYDSALVTLNIGTYTIAKHGLRNLQVVGKSGFDMKLGFQVKKEDELLIAILNKTLNSISQQEHQKILNKWTKVEIKTSRDYGYIWTLLAILALVGLLFFYRNYELKKEISKNTSDLTKLLKTFDENVISSKTDLDGNITHVSKAFCKVSGYKPSELIGKNHKIIKHPDNDKALYEDLWKTITSKKMWRGTIKNRKKNNGYYWAKTIIEQECDDNGKIIGYIAIREDITAKVELEELTENLENIVKSRTEELLALNIQQKTIFDSATIGIIMYKQRIISHINNEACKMLGYEENEIIGNTSRFLCENDEAYNNITKQYEVVKLGEIASWEQKIIRKDKTSFLAKINLKAKDHTDLSKGVVATIDDITLENKALQDIQEAKKMAEDATKAKSDFLANMSHEIRTPMNAIIGMSYLALESDLNAKQRSYIQKIENASKNLLCIINDILDFSKIEANSMTLENNEFYLENVLEDLMDMFAFKMQQKKLHLLFSIDKNTPLVLIGDSLRLSQILINLLSNAVKFTNKGEIIVSIKVIDKFNDRIRLGFEVKDSGIGLSQDQIKKLFIPFQQADSSTTRSFGGTGLGLSICKNLVNLMNGEIGVDAKLGEGSTFYFNVNLGCLDNNKKLLNKDVSKELLSPSNLQDAVLSAFGKEITKYRNYHNVAKSIGGGVILVVEDNLQNQEVAKELLEKVGVIAEIASNGMEALEMLEENEYDAVLMDCQMPIMDGYEATQKLRENNDFENLPIIAMTANSMQSDKDKCFLAGINDIITKPINVNNFYNTLEKWVKPKNPTFVLNSNKQKNFKIDFDGIEIDEMDVNKALKRFQGDNEILFNMLKRFSNSQKETMDVISYALKIDDMQELQRNIHTLKGLCGNLEANYLYEELQKLEHELKVQNPNITLVEAKILDIGKHLKVLIASIDKTLINLELSKEDDEKASTDAFDIKELKSDIYRLHELFKSLDSDALEFTQRLVKKLTNHASQDRLDSMLSASLDFDFEEALSHLQEISKDLKIDI; encoded by the coding sequence ATGAAAATATTTATTTTATCTATAATCTTTGCAATTTTTCAACTTACTTTTGCAACAGAAGTTAAAGAGTACTTAACAAATGAAGAGCTAGAGTACTTAGATAAGCATCCCACTATAAAGTATACAGGAGATCCAAACTATCTCCCTTATGAAGCTTTTAACAAAGACAAAAAGCATGAAGGAATGGTAGCAGACTACTTAGATATCATAGAAAAAAAATTAAATATAAATATACTAAGAATTCCATCTATTTCTTGGTCAGATGCTCTAAAAAAAAGTGAAAATTTTGAAGTTGATATTTTAAGCAACTACACAAATGACAAAAAATTTTCAACTACTCATACCTTTACAGATGCCTTTATAGATAGTCCTGTTGTAATAATTAAAAAAAGAGATGATTTTCAACCCTTTATGTCAAATTTATCAGAACTAAAAAATGACAAAGTTGCTTTAGGAAAGACTTATGCTTTTTTAAATCCAATTTTTGAAAAGTATCCAGACCTTAACTATATAGAACTTGATTCTATAGAAGAAGTTTTAAAATGTGTATCTTCAGGAGAGTATGACTCTGCTTTAGTTACTCTAAATATAGGAACTTATACTATTGCCAAACATGGACTGCGCAATCTTCAAGTAGTGGGTAAATCAGGCTTTGATATGAAACTTGGATTTCAAGTTAAAAAAGAAGACGAACTTCTTATAGCTATTTTAAACAAAACATTAAATTCTATAAGCCAACAAGAACATCAAAAAATTTTAAATAAATGGACAAAAGTAGAAATTAAAACAAGTAGAGATTATGGGTACATATGGACGCTTTTAGCTATCTTGGCTTTAGTAGGATTGCTCTTTTTTTACAGAAACTATGAACTAAAAAAAGAGATTTCAAAAAACACTTCTGATCTTACTAAGCTTTTAAAAACATTTGATGAAAATGTAATCTCTTCTAAAACAGATTTAGATGGAAATATCACACATGTAAGTAAAGCATTTTGTAAAGTTAGTGGTTATAAACCATCAGAATTAATAGGTAAAAATCATAAAATAATAAAACACCCTGATAACGATAAGGCTCTATATGAAGATCTGTGGAAGACAATAACAAGTAAAAAAATGTGGCGTGGCACTATAAAAAATCGTAAAAAAAACAATGGTTACTACTGGGCTAAAACCATCATAGAACAAGAGTGTGATGACAATGGAAAAATTATAGGTTATATAGCTATTCGAGAGGATATCACTGCAAAGGTTGAGCTTGAAGAGCTTACTGAAAATCTAGAAAACATTGTTAAAAGCAGAACCGAAGAACTTTTAGCACTTAACATTCAACAAAAAACTATATTTGATTCGGCTACTATTGGAATTATCATGTATAAACAGAGAATTATTAGTCATATAAACAATGAAGCTTGCAAGATGCTAGGCTATGAAGAAAATGAAATTATAGGTAATACATCAAGATTCTTATGTGAAAACGATGAAGCTTACAATAATATAACCAAACAGTATGAAGTTGTAAAACTAGGAGAGATTGCTTCATGGGAGCAAAAAATTATTAGAAAAGACAAAACTTCTTTTTTAGCAAAAATCAACCTAAAAGCAAAAGATCATACTGATTTATCCAAGGGTGTAGTAGCCACTATAGACGACATCACTTTAGAGAATAAAGCTCTACAAGATATACAAGAGGCTAAAAAAATGGCTGAAGATGCAACAAAGGCAAAGAGTGATTTTTTGGCAAATATGTCTCACGAGATAAGAACTCCAATGAATGCTATTATAGGTATGTCTTATTTGGCTCTTGAGAGTGATCTTAATGCTAAGCAGAGGTCTTATATTCAAAAAATTGAAAATGCTTCTAAAAATCTTTTATGTATTATAAATGATATATTAGACTTTTCAAAAATAGAAGCAAATAGCATGACATTAGAAAACAATGAGTTCTACCTTGAGAATGTTTTAGAAGACTTAATGGATATGTTTGCATTTAAAATGCAACAAAAAAAACTTCACTTACTCTTTAGCATAGATAAAAATACCCCTTTGGTACTTATAGGGGACTCTCTAAGGCTATCTCAAATTTTGATAAATTTACTTAGCAATGCTGTTAAGTTTACAAACAAAGGAGAGATTATTGTTAGTATAAAAGTAATAGATAAGTTTAATGATCGTATAAGACTAGGATTTGAGGTAAAAGATAGTGGTATCGGTCTATCTCAAGATCAGATAAAAAAACTTTTCATACCTTTTCAACAAGCAGATAGCTCTACCACAAGGTCATTTGGTGGTACAGGACTTGGTCTTTCCATATGTAAAAATTTAGTTAATCTTATGAATGGAGAGATAGGCGTAGATGCTAAACTTGGAGAGGGAAGTACTTTTTATTTCAATGTAAATCTCGGATGCCTAGATAACAATAAAAAACTTCTTAATAAAGATGTCTCTAAAGAACTTCTTAGCCCTTCAAACCTTCAAGATGCAGTACTATCAGCCTTTGGAAAAGAGATAACAAAGTATAGAAACTATCATAATGTAGCTAAATCTATTGGCGGTGGAGTAATTTTAGTAGTAGAAGACAATCTTCAAAATCAAGAAGTTGCAAAAGAACTTCTTGAAAAAGTAGGCGTTATAGCAGAAATTGCTTCTAATGGAATGGAGGCTTTAGAGATGCTTGAAGAAAATGAGTACGATGCCGTGCTTATGGATTGTCAGATGCCAATAATGGATGGTTATGAAGCTACACAAAAGTTAAGAGAAAATAATGACTTTGAAAATCTTCCTATTATTGCGATGACAGCAAATAGTATGCAAAGCGATAAAGATAAGTGTTTTTTAGCGGGCATCAACGATATAATTACCAAACCAATTAATGTAAATAACTTTTACAACACTCTTGAGAAGTGGGTAAAACCTAAAAATCCCACATTTGTTTTAAACTCAAATAAGCAAAAAAACTTTAAGATAGATTTTGATGGTATAGAGATAGATGAAATGGATGTAAACAAAGCACTTAAAAGATTTCAAGGTGATAATGAAATACTTTTTAATATGCTAAAGAGATTTTCAAACTCTCAAAAAGAGACCATGGATGTAATCTCTTATGCTTTAAAGATTGATGATATGCAAGAGTTACAAAGAAACATTCACACACTAAAAGGGCTATGTGGTAATTTAGAAGCCAATTATCTTTACGAAGAGTTGCAAAAATTAGAGCATGAGTTAAAAGTACAAAATCCAAACATTACTTTAGTGGAAGCTAAGATTTTAGACATAGGCAAACACCTAAAAGTACTTATAGCATCTATTGATAAAACTCTTATTAACCTTGAACTTTCTAAAGAAGATGATGAAAAAGCTTCAACAGATGCTTTTGATATAAAAGAACTTAAAAGCGACATATATAGACTCCATGAGCTTTTTAAAAGTCTTGATTCAGATGCACTAGAATTTACGCAAAGACTAGTCAAAAAGTTAACTAATCATGCTTCGCAAGATAGATTAGACTCAATGTTAAGCGCATCACTAGATTTTGATTTTGAAGAGGCATTAAGTCACTTACAAGAGATTTCAAAAGATTTAAAAATAGATATATAA
- the purH gene encoding bifunctional phosphoribosylaminoimidazolecarboxamide formyltransferase/IMP cyclohydrolase, producing the protein MVKRALVSVSDKAGVVEFCTSLVKNGYEIISTGGTYKKLVDAGIKAIEIDEVTKFPECFEGRVKTLNPYVHGGILHRRDKQSHLDQAKELGVESIDLVCVNLYPFKETIERTDDFDDIIENIDIGGPAMVRSAAKNFDSVIIVTNVSDYDEVIDAIENEKNTKDFRRSYMIKAYEHTAAYDSMIANYMNERFNGGFGEKQFVVGEKVMDTRYGENPHQKGALYEFDKHYSDNFKTLKGEASFNNLNDLSGAVKIASAFGDENAVCITKHGNPCGFAIKDTLIEAYEEALKCDPVSAFGGVVSVNGIVDKALAEKMNEIFLEVVIAGRITPEAQEVFASKKRIKLFEMGSDKLVLANDKKDFKHIDGGFVYQDADKVGADEVKNAKLVSKNAAESQDMKDLEIAYKVASLTKSNCVVYVKNSAMVAVGMGMTSRVDASQCALKKAKEMGLDVTGAALASEAFFPFRDSIDAAAAAGVKNVIEPGGSIRDDEIIDAANEFGMSLYFSEVRHFLH; encoded by the coding sequence TAAAGCAGGTGTAGTTGAGTTTTGTACTTCTTTAGTAAAGAATGGTTACGAGATTATCTCAACAGGCGGAACTTATAAAAAGTTGGTAGATGCTGGTATAAAAGCGATAGAGATAGATGAAGTTACTAAATTTCCTGAGTGTTTTGAAGGCCGTGTAAAAACTCTAAATCCTTATGTTCATGGCGGCATCTTGCATCGTCGTGACAAACAGTCACACTTAGACCAAGCAAAAGAGTTAGGTGTTGAGTCTATTGACTTGGTTTGTGTAAACCTTTATCCTTTTAAAGAGACTATCGAGAGAACTGATGATTTTGATGATATCATTGAAAACATAGATATCGGTGGACCTGCTATGGTTCGCTCTGCTGCTAAGAACTTTGACTCTGTTATCATTGTAACTAATGTAAGTGATTATGATGAAGTTATAGATGCAATAGAAAATGAAAAAAATACAAAAGATTTCCGTCGTTCATACATGATAAAAGCTTATGAGCATACTGCTGCGTATGATTCTATGATAGCAAACTATATGAACGAGCGTTTCAACGGTGGTTTTGGTGAGAAGCAATTTGTAGTTGGAGAGAAAGTGATGGATACACGTTATGGTGAAAATCCACATCAAAAAGGTGCTTTATATGAGTTTGACAAGCACTACTCAGACAACTTTAAGACTCTTAAAGGTGAGGCTAGTTTTAACAACTTAAACGACTTAAGTGGAGCTGTAAAGATCGCATCTGCCTTTGGTGATGAGAATGCAGTCTGCATCACAAAACATGGTAACCCTTGCGGATTTGCTATAAAAGACACACTTATAGAAGCTTATGAAGAAGCACTAAAGTGTGACCCTGTTTCTGCATTTGGTGGTGTTGTTTCAGTTAATGGTATAGTTGATAAAGCACTGGCTGAGAAAATGAATGAGATTTTCTTAGAGGTTGTAATTGCAGGTCGTATAACTCCTGAAGCTCAAGAGGTATTTGCATCTAAAAAACGCATCAAACTATTTGAGATGGGAAGTGATAAGTTAGTTCTTGCAAATGACAAAAAAGACTTCAAACATATCGATGGTGGTTTTGTATATCAAGATGCTGACAAAGTTGGCGCGGACGAAGTTAAAAATGCAAAGTTAGTTTCTAAAAATGCAGCCGAATCACAAGATATGAAAGATTTAGAGATAGCATACAAAGTAGCATCTCTTACAAAATCTAACTGTGTAGTTTATGTTAAAAATTCTGCTATGGTAGCAGTTGGTATGGGTATGACTTCTCGTGTAGATGCATCTCAATGTGCGCTTAAAAAAGCAAAAGAGATGGGTCTTGATGTAACTGGTGCAGCCCTTGCATCTGAAGCATTTTTTCCATTTCGTGATAGCATAGATGCTGCGGCAGCGGCTGGTGTTAAGAATGTTATTGAGCCTGGTGGAAGTATTCGTGATGATGAGATTATAGATGCTGCCAATGAGTTTGGAATGAGTCTTTACTTCTCAGAAGTTCGCCACTTCTTACATTAA